The following proteins come from a genomic window of Camelina sativa cultivar DH55 unplaced genomic scaffold, Cs unpScaffold00566, whole genome shotgun sequence:
- the LOC104773544 gene encoding putative F-box/kelch-repeat protein At3g24610, producing MALSSRIERASINLKTYRVVCLSIPPDPTPRWFILRRGGPKLDGVAFAAKKSGNPTSDVLLLDCVSHSWRRIQSMKVARASAVANVVDGKIYVFGGCQEVDSPNWAEVFDPKTQTWDSLPLPKDPDIRRNTSVIDRSVVMEDKIYSVDEEDQSFYYLPREGIWRRGNWDSKPGNRKNWCAIGKLLYCCGTRGKIMWCEQNELERCGAEELNWGEVEGLGILQWCEFGLKAKNRAMDETLAWELH from the exons ATGGCTTTATCATCACGTATTGAACGAGCATCTATTAATCTTAAAACATACAGAGTAGTTTGCTTAAGCATCCCTCCTGACCCAACTCCACGCTGGTTCATCCTCCGCCGTGGAGGGCCCAAACTAGATGGCGTGGCCTTCGCCGCCAAGAAGTCT GGGAACCCCACTTCGGATGTCTTGCTCCTGGATTGTGTCTCTCACTCGTGGCGCCGCATCCAATCCATGAAAGTAGCTCGTGCTTCCGCAGTCGCAAACGTGGTAGACGGGAAGATTTACGTGTTTGGAGGCTGCCAGGAGGTTGATTCCCCCAACTGGGCAGAGGTGTTCGATCCAAAGACCCAAACTTGGGACAGCTTGCCATTACCTAAGGATCCAGATATACGCAGGAACACAAGTGTGATCGACAGAAGTGTGGTGATGGAAGATAAAATTTATTCGGTGGACGAAGAGGATCAAAGCTTTTACTACCTGCCACGTGAAGGTATATGGAGAAGAGGTAATTGGGATTCTAAGCCAGGAAACAGAAAAAACTGGTGTGCCATAGGGAAATTGTTATACTGTTGTGGTACTCGCGGGAAAATAATGTGGTGTGAGCAAAATGAGTTGGAGCGTTGTGGGGCAGAGGAGTTGAATTGGGGGGAGGTTGAGGGTTTGGGTATTTTGCAGTGGTGTGAATTTGGTTTAAAAGCAAAAAATCGTGCTATGGACGAGACTCTCGCCTGGGAGCTCCACTAG